The Streptomyces sp. NBC_00224 genome contains the following window.
GCCCCGAGCGGGTCCTGCACGCGGCACACGCTTCCCTCCACTTCGACAAGCTGGAGCACCTCGGCGAGCGCCACGCGTCCTTCGAAGCACTCGTCACCACCTCCATCGGCATCGCTCTCGCCGAGGCGCCGCAGTGACCGAAAACCCCGCCCGCGGTCTGCTGCTGCGCCTGGCAGGCCCACTCCAGTCCTGGGGCACCCACAGCAAATTCCTGCGCCGCGACACAGCCCGATTCCCCACCCGGTCCGGCGTCGTGGGCTTGCTCGCCGCAGGTCTCGGACGGGAGCGCCAGGCACCCTTGGACGACCTCACGGAACTGTCGATGACGGTACGTGTCGACCGACCCGGCGTCGTGCTGTCCGACTTCCACACCGTAGGCGGTGGGCTGCCCGCCGATGAGACGGTGATCACCGTTGATGGGGAACGCAGGACCAAGGGCAAGGGCACTCTGGTCTCCAAGCGCCAGTATCTGGCCGACGCCGCTTTCACCCTCGCGCTCACGTCCGACGATGAAGAACTGCTTCACTCATGCGCCAGTGCCCTGCGCGACCCGCACTGGCCCCTCTTTCTCGGCCGCCGGTCCTGCCCGCCAGAGGGTCCGGTACTGCTGGGAACCGTGGACGATCCGCTGCAGCACCTGGTCCGGATGCCGCTGGCAGCCAAAAGACCGCGCGGCGGCCCGCAGCCGATCGAGTTCTACGGCGACAGACCGCTCGGAGTGCTCCCCGTGAACACCGACGCCCCAGACAGCGGTGACGGTGACCACCACAGCGGCGAAGTCACCGACGAGCCGATGTCGTTCGCACCGCTGGAGCGTCTGTACCGGCCCCGGCCGCTGTACCGGCGTGCCGCGTACCTTCCGGATGCAAGATACGAAGGCTTCGGCACCGGCTATTTGGAGAAGCTCCAGAGCTATATCGATACCCACATCTCCCATCCGCAGAGGAGGACTTGGTGACTGTGTGGCTGACCCGCATCTTGCCCTCACCCACTTCTGCCGAGGCCCGCCGAGATCTCAGCGGCAATGCCCAGGGCATCCGATTGCACCAACGTGTGATGCAGTTGTTCCCCGACGGAGTCGAAGGCCCGGCCCGGGCGGCATTCGGAGTGTTGTTCCGTGCTGAGGAAACCGTGCGTGGACCGCAGATCCTCCTGCAGAGTCGCCTAGAGCCGGCTCCCTCCCGCCTGCCAGCGGATTACGGAGAAGTCGAAACGCGCATCCTTGACGACTTGTTGGCGCAGCTGCACAAGGGGCAAATCGTCAACTACCGCTGCGTGGCCAATCCCGTGCGCAAACCAGGGGTCACCTCTCGGGAGGCGTACAACCTCCCTCCGGTCGTCGCCTTGAGCGGTAATGCTGCCGTTGAATGGTGGGAACGCCAATCCACCGCCGCTGGTTTGGAACCTCTGCACGTCAACGCCCAGCCGCTCGACGCGGTACGCGGTCCGCGAGGTTCCAAAGGTGCCGCCGCAAAGCAGCAAATTCAGCATTCCCGCACACAATTCGACGGGATGGCCCGAGTCCTCGACGCCGACCTACTCCGCGAGAAACTCGCGGCAGGTATCGGCCGGGGCAAGGCATACGGATGCGGTCTGCTGACACTTGCGCCCATACGGCAGCGGTCGTGAGTGATGGACCCGAAGATGACCTGAACGTCTTCCGAGAAGCCGTAGTTACGGCGGGAGGAATCCACGTACCGGCCTTCTCTGCGGGCTTGCTGGACCCCGGTCCCCGCGCAGGCGGGGGTGAACCGGATCTTGATGCGGCGGGACGGGCGGGAATGACTGATCCTCGCGCAGGCGGGGGTGAGCCGGAGATCGGCGTCGCCCCCGTGTGGCGGGGCACGTGGTCCCCGCGCAGGCGGGGGTGAACCGGACTCGCTCGGCAGCGACCGGGACGCAATGGACAGCTCCTTGCGCAAGCGGGAGTGAACCGTCGGGGTGCTGCCTTGAGCCCTTGCCCCAGAGTAGTTCTCCGGGCGTGAGACGGGCATAACGCCCTGACCTGGAAACCTTGCTCATGGAAAGGTTTGACGCTACGGTGCCTCCTCAATCTCTTGACTTTGGAAAGGGTTGGGGGTGGAATCGGAATGACGGATCGGATGGACGCGCTTCTCGCGGCTCTAGAGGCCCAGGGCTTCAAGAGCCGGCAAACCGGCAGCGGTATGTGGATGTTTTCCCGAGGCGGCACCATGATCACGGCCTACCGCACGCCGGAGACTTTCGGCGAGTGGCTGGACCTGATCAATTTGCTGAGCGGCGCAGGCTTGGTCCTTCCAGCGAAGGACTAGCCGCGCGTTAGCGGGGGTCAGGAGCCGCCCAGGCCCCCGCCTCTCTCCGTTCG
Protein-coding sequences here:
- the cas5e gene encoding type I-E CRISPR-associated protein Cas5/CasD, whose protein sequence is MTENPARGLLLRLAGPLQSWGTHSKFLRRDTARFPTRSGVVGLLAAGLGRERQAPLDDLTELSMTVRVDRPGVVLSDFHTVGGGLPADETVITVDGERRTKGKGTLVSKRQYLADAAFTLALTSDDEELLHSCASALRDPHWPLFLGRRSCPPEGPVLLGTVDDPLQHLVRMPLAAKRPRGGPQPIEFYGDRPLGVLPVNTDAPDSGDGDHHSGEVTDEPMSFAPLERLYRPRPLYRRAAYLPDARYEGFGTGYLEKLQSYIDTHISHPQRRTW
- the cas6e gene encoding type I-E CRISPR-associated protein Cas6/Cse3/CasE, whose protein sequence is MTVWLTRILPSPTSAEARRDLSGNAQGIRLHQRVMQLFPDGVEGPARAAFGVLFRAEETVRGPQILLQSRLEPAPSRLPADYGEVETRILDDLLAQLHKGQIVNYRCVANPVRKPGVTSREAYNLPPVVALSGNAAVEWWERQSTAAGLEPLHVNAQPLDAVRGPRGSKGAAAKQQIQHSRTQFDGMARVLDADLLREKLAAGIGRGKAYGCGLLTLAPIRQRS